TCGTGGTGGTGGCGTCGCGCACGCCCGCCACGTCCCCGACCCGCACGCCCCGCTCGGCGTCGAGGATGACGTTCGAGATGTCCTCCAGGCTGGTCAGCCGCGCGTTCGTCGTGTAGTTCAGGGTGTTGCCCTCACGCGTCACCGTGCCGATGGAGGAGCGCACGTTGCTGCCGCTGATCGCCGACGACACGTTCTGCGGATTCAGGCCGTAGGCGGCGAGCTTGTTGGGGTCGAGCAGCACCTCGATCTCGCGCTGCGACCCGCCGCTGAGTTCCACGTCCGCCACGCCCTCGACCCGCTGGAGGCTGGGGACGAGCTGATCTTCCACATAGTCGTACACGTCGGCCTGACTCGCCGCGGCGCCCGAGACGCCGAATTCGAGGATCGCCTGCGCGTTCGGGTTGAAGGTCCGGACGCTGGGGCTGCCCGCGTCGTCGGGAAGCTGCCGGGTAGCCCCCGACACCAGCGAGGCAACTTGGTTGGCGGTCGCGTTCTGGTCGGTGCCGTCCTCCAGTTGGAGGGTGACGCGGCTGCTGCCCGTGCTGCTCGTCGAGCTGATCGAGGTGACGTTGGGCACCTGCGCGACGGCGCTCTCGATGACCTGCGTGACCTCCTCGTCCACCGAGGTGGGGCTCGCGCCGGGGTAGGACGTGCTGACGTTGACGACGGGGATGTTCACGCTCGGCAGCAGGTCCACGCCCAGAGAGCGCGTCGCCACGACGCCGAAGACCACGACCGCGACGAAGATGCCGATGGCGAGGACGTACCGCGCGATCGAGAAGCCCACGATGGGGTTCACCCGGTCGAAGACCTTCTTGCCCACGTTCCGGATCACGGCGCACCTCCGGGGGGCGGGCCGCCCGCGCCGGGTCTCCCCTGGCCGTTCCGCTGCCCCCCGCCGCTCGCCGTCGTCACGCTCGCGCCGTCGAGCAGGCCGGTCGGCGGCTGGCTGATGACCTCGGCCCCCGCCTCGATCCCGCTCACCGCGGACTGGGTGCCCGCCTGTCCGAGGACCGTGACCTCCTGCTGCTGCGCCTTCCCGTCCTCAATCGTGAAGACGTAGGTCTGGTCGCCGTCCACCTGAAGCGCGGTGCTGGGCACGAGGACGCCCGTCGCCACCTTCGCGTTGTAGACCACCGAGCCCACCGTGCCGAGGGCGGGCGGGGTGGTCTCCACCAAGCGCGCGACGAGCGGCACGCTGCCATTCACGGGGGCGCCCGCGTTCTGCGACACCTTGAGCGGGTACTTCTGCCCCCCGACCACGAAGGTGAGCGCCGCGCCGACGGGCAGCGAGGAAGCCTCCGTGGCGGGCACGTTGACCGCCACCTGCCGCTGGCTGCTGACCAGGCTGAACGCCTCGCTGTTCGCCGGGAGATACTGCCCCTCGCTGACGTTCAGGGCGGTGACCTGCCCCGTGAAGGGCGCCGTGACGCGCACCGCCGCCGCCGCCTGCTGGGCCTGGTTGAGGGTGATCTGGGCACGCTGCACGGCGAGCCGGGCCTCCGCCAGCCCCTCCGTCTGGGCGCGGGTGTTCTCGGCGAGGTTGGCCTGCGCGGTGGTGAGGGTGGTGCGGGCGGCCTCCACCTGCGCGACCTGGTTGTTGACCTCCACCCGCGACGCCGCCCCGATGGCCGCGAGGCGCTGGAGGGCGTCGAGGTTCTGCTGGGCGTTGCTCAGGGTGGTTTGTGCCGCGTTCACCTGCTGCTGGAGCTGGGCGCGCTGGCTCTGCACCGTGTTCGTCTGGGTGCGAAGCTGGACCTGGGCCGTCTCCAGGGCGTTGCGCGCGCTCTCCACG
The DNA window shown above is from Deinococcus planocerae and carries:
- a CDS encoding efflux RND transporter periplasmic adaptor subunit; the encoded protein is MKDAEGLPASSPGRPPTPTDQKRRSFPWGWLLVPLLLGGVGYVGYRLGQDDASSAASAGGGFAQGSGGGGASRQGQGASGQGAGALGTGTSGQAGVGRAAGGQGSAAAGTPGAATGTSSSRGAGQGRAAGSTGGGTGVVTPVQATTVQAGTLRTERRLTGTVASSQAVTVSARTSGTVTSIAVDVGGQVNAGQTVISLSNSDLNTSVESARNALETAQVQLRTQTNTVQSQRAQLQQQVNAAQTTLSNAQQNLDALQRLAAIGAASRVEVNNQVAQVEAARTTLTTAQANLAENTRAQTEGLAEARLAVQRAQITLNQAQQAAAAVRVTAPFTGQVTALNVSEGQYLPANSEAFSLVSSQRQVAVNVPATEASSLPVGAALTFVVGGQKYPLKVSQNAGAPVNGSVPLVARLVETTPPALGTVGSVVYNAKVATGVLVPSTALQVDGDQTYVFTIEDGKAQQQEVTVLGQAGTQSAVSGIEAGAEVISQPPTGLLDGASVTTASGGGQRNGQGRPGAGGPPPGGAP